In Kitasatospora sp. NA04385, a single genomic region encodes these proteins:
- the hisC gene encoding histidinol-phosphate transaminase → MVQREHGPRLRPSLDGIPSYKPGKPAGADAFKLSSNENPYPPLPGVLEAAIAAAGDFNRYPDMAVSGLVTELAERFGVPAEHVATGTGSVGVAQSLVLSAAGPGDEVVFAWRSFEAYPIITQVAGATPVPVPLTADEAHDLDAMLAAITDRTRLVFVCNPNNPTGAAIHREELVRFLDAVPAHVLVVLDEAYREFIRDADVPDGVELYRDRPNVCVLRTFSKAYGLAGLRVGFAIAHEPVADALRKTAVPFGVSQLAQDAAVASLRAEQALLERVEALVAERDRVSAALRAQGWTVVDSQANFVWLRLGGRTLDFAAACAEAGVVVRPFAGEGVRVSIGEVGGNDLFLAAAESFRKEF, encoded by the coding sequence GTGGTTCAGCGCGAACACGGCCCCCGCCTGCGGCCCAGCCTGGACGGCATCCCCAGCTACAAGCCCGGCAAGCCGGCCGGAGCCGACGCCTTCAAGCTGTCCTCCAACGAGAACCCCTACCCGCCGCTGCCCGGCGTGCTGGAGGCCGCGATCGCCGCCGCGGGCGACTTCAACCGCTACCCCGACATGGCGGTCAGCGGCCTGGTCACCGAACTCGCCGAGCGCTTCGGCGTCCCGGCCGAGCACGTCGCCACCGGCACCGGCTCGGTCGGCGTGGCCCAGTCCCTGGTGCTCTCCGCGGCGGGCCCCGGCGACGAGGTGGTCTTCGCCTGGCGCTCCTTCGAGGCGTACCCGATCATCACCCAGGTCGCCGGCGCCACCCCCGTGCCCGTCCCGCTCACCGCCGACGAGGCCCACGACCTCGACGCGATGCTCGCCGCGATCACCGACCGCACCCGGCTGGTCTTCGTCTGCAACCCCAACAACCCGACCGGCGCGGCCATCCACCGCGAGGAGCTGGTCCGCTTCCTGGACGCCGTCCCGGCGCACGTCCTGGTGGTGCTGGACGAGGCCTACCGCGAGTTCATCCGCGACGCCGACGTCCCGGACGGCGTCGAGCTGTACCGCGACCGCCCCAACGTCTGCGTGCTGCGCACCTTCTCCAAGGCGTACGGCCTGGCCGGCCTGCGGGTCGGCTTCGCGATCGCGCACGAGCCGGTCGCCGACGCGCTGCGCAAGACCGCCGTCCCGTTCGGCGTCAGCCAGCTCGCCCAGGACGCCGCGGTCGCCTCGCTGCGCGCCGAGCAGGCCCTGCTGGAGCGGGTCGAGGCCCTGGTCGCCGAGCGCGACCGGGTGAGCGCCGCGCTGCGCGCCCAGGGCTGGACGGTCGTCGACTCCCAGGCCAACTTCGTCTGGCTGCGCCTCGGCGGGCGCACCCTCGACTTCGCCGCCGCCTGCGCCGAGGCCGGCGTGGTGGTCCGCCCCTTCGCCGGCGAGGGCGTGCGGGTCTCGATCGGCGAGGTCGGGGGCAACGACCTCTTCCTGGCCGCCGCGGAGTCCTTCCGCAAGGAGTTCTGA
- a CDS encoding LacI family DNA-binding transcriptional regulator: MTAAANQNGRRATASRRLERAGIRDVAAAAGVSITTVSDALNGKGRLPDETRSRVREVAERLGYRPSAAARTLRTGRSGLIGLTVTTYGEEPFTFTEFAYFAEMARAATSAALGRGYALVVLPASSRHDVWSNIALDGTVVIDPPDQDPLVTELYRSGVPVVSDGKPGNCPVTAWVDNDHEAAVLNILEHLSEAGARRIGLLTGTSTDTYTRLSTEAYLAWCDRVGQEPVYEAYPAHDPAAGAVAADRLLARPDRPDAVYGLFDPNGTDLLAAARRYGLRVPDDLLLVCCSESDVYANTEPPITTLSLKPRRIGTTVVNLLIDAIEGVDADTGTATGRLFPPRYRTAGTGPPPGTLMPTELIVRASSQPRAPRTTVSPPRLPGEV; the protein is encoded by the coding sequence ATGACAGCAGCAGCCAACCAGAACGGTCGACGGGCCACCGCGTCCCGGCGCCTGGAGCGGGCCGGCATCCGGGACGTCGCGGCGGCCGCCGGCGTGTCCATCACGACCGTCTCGGACGCCCTGAACGGCAAGGGCCGGCTCCCGGACGAGACCCGCAGCCGGGTCCGCGAGGTCGCCGAGCGCCTCGGGTACCGGCCGTCCGCGGCCGCCCGCACCCTGCGCACCGGGCGGTCGGGGCTGATCGGCCTGACCGTCACCACGTACGGCGAAGAGCCGTTCACCTTCACCGAGTTCGCCTACTTCGCCGAGATGGCCCGGGCCGCCACCAGTGCCGCGCTCGGCCGCGGCTACGCCCTGGTGGTGCTGCCCGCCTCCTCCCGGCACGACGTGTGGAGCAACATCGCGCTGGACGGCACGGTGGTGATCGACCCGCCCGATCAGGACCCGCTGGTCACCGAGCTGTACCGGTCCGGCGTCCCGGTGGTCTCCGACGGCAAGCCCGGCAACTGCCCGGTCACCGCCTGGGTCGACAACGACCACGAGGCCGCCGTGCTGAACATCCTGGAGCACCTCAGCGAGGCCGGCGCCCGCCGGATCGGCCTGCTCACCGGCACCTCCACCGACACCTACACCCGGCTCTCCACCGAGGCGTACCTCGCCTGGTGCGACCGGGTCGGCCAGGAGCCGGTGTACGAGGCCTACCCCGCGCACGACCCGGCCGCCGGGGCGGTCGCCGCCGACCGGCTGCTGGCCCGCCCCGACCGCCCCGACGCGGTGTACGGCCTGTTCGACCCGAACGGCACCGACCTGCTGGCCGCCGCCCGCCGCTACGGGCTGCGCGTCCCCGACGACCTGCTGCTGGTGTGCTGCAGCGAGTCCGACGTGTACGCCAACACCGAACCCCCCATCACCACGCTGTCGCTGAAACCCCGTCGGATCGGCACCACCGTGGTCAACCTGCTGATCGACGCGATCGAAGGAGTCGACGCCGACACCGGCACCGCCACCGGCCGGCTGTTCCCGCCGCGCTACCGCACCGCCGGCACCGGCCCGCCGCCCGGCACCCTGATGCCCACCGAACTGATCGTCCGGGCCTCCTCGCAGCCCCGCGCCCCGCGCACCACGGTCAGCCCGCCCCGACTGCCCGGCGAGGTCTAG
- a CDS encoding TrpB-like pyridoxal phosphate-dependent enzyme, whose amino-acid sequence MTQYDADPIPTAWYNILPDLPEPVPPMLHPGTKEPVTAEDLAPLFPAELVAQELGGPREVDVPGPVLDLYRRFRPAPLVRAERLERALRTPARIYYKYEGGNPTGSHKLNTALAQAYYNKAAGVTSLVTETGAGQWGSALGLACSFLELDCEVFMVRVSYDQKPYRRALMETYGAAVHASPSGLTAAGRAALEADPAATGSLGLAISEAVERVAASGGRAKYALGSVLNHVLLHQTVIGREALAQFARIDDYPDVVVGAAGGGSNFGGLAFPFLGEQLAGGRAVRAVAVEPASCPSLTRGRYDYDFGDSAGTTPLMKMHTLGHGFTPPAIHAGGLRYHGMSPIVSHLKELGLVEAVAVPQTACFEAGVAFARAEGIVPAPESTHAVRAAIDEALACRESGESRAIVFALSGHGHFDMQAYLDHFAGRLTD is encoded by the coding sequence ATGACCCAGTACGACGCCGACCCGATCCCCACCGCCTGGTACAACATCCTGCCGGACCTGCCGGAGCCGGTCCCGCCGATGCTGCACCCCGGCACCAAGGAGCCGGTCACCGCCGAGGACCTCGCCCCGCTGTTCCCCGCCGAGCTCGTCGCCCAGGAGCTCGGCGGCCCGCGCGAGGTGGACGTCCCCGGCCCGGTCCTCGACCTGTACCGCCGCTTCCGCCCCGCGCCGCTGGTGCGCGCCGAGCGGCTGGAGCGCGCGCTGCGCACCCCCGCCCGGATCTACTACAAGTACGAGGGCGGCAACCCGACCGGCTCGCACAAGCTCAACACCGCGCTGGCGCAGGCGTACTACAACAAGGCGGCCGGGGTGACCAGCCTGGTCACCGAGACCGGCGCCGGGCAGTGGGGCAGCGCGCTGGGCCTGGCCTGCTCCTTCCTGGAGCTGGACTGCGAGGTCTTCATGGTCCGGGTCTCCTACGACCAGAAGCCCTACCGGCGGGCCCTGATGGAGACCTACGGCGCCGCGGTGCACGCCTCGCCCTCCGGGCTGACCGCCGCCGGGCGGGCCGCGCTGGAGGCCGACCCGGCGGCCACCGGCAGCCTGGGGCTGGCGATCTCCGAGGCGGTCGAGCGGGTCGCGGCCTCCGGCGGCCGGGCCAAGTACGCGCTCGGCTCGGTGCTGAACCACGTGCTGCTGCACCAGACGGTGATCGGGCGGGAGGCGCTGGCCCAGTTCGCCCGGATCGACGACTACCCGGACGTGGTGGTCGGCGCGGCCGGCGGCGGCTCCAACTTCGGCGGGCTGGCCTTCCCGTTCCTGGGCGAGCAGTTGGCGGGCGGCCGGGCGGTGCGGGCGGTCGCGGTGGAGCCCGCGTCCTGCCCCTCGCTGACCCGGGGCCGCTACGACTACGACTTCGGCGACAGCGCCGGCACCACCCCGCTGATGAAGATGCACACCCTGGGGCACGGCTTCACCCCGCCCGCGATCCACGCCGGCGGGCTGCGCTACCACGGCATGTCGCCGATCGTCAGCCACCTGAAGGAGCTGGGGCTGGTCGAGGCCGTCGCGGTGCCGCAGACCGCCTGCTTCGAGGCGGGCGTGGCGTTCGCCCGGGCGGAGGGGATCGTGCCCGCGCCGGAGTCCACCCACGCGGTGCGGGCGGCGATCGACGAGGCGCTGGCCTGCCGGGAGTCCGGCGAGTCGCGGGCGATCGTGTTCGCGCTGTCCGGGCACGGGCACTTCGACATGCAGGCGTACCTGGACCACTTCGCGGGGCGGCTCACCGACTGA